CGATAGATAAAGAATAATTATAGAAAGGTAGTGGGACAATGGCAGTTTTAGTAACTGGTGGAGTAGGATATATAGGAAGCCATACATCTATAGAGCTTTTAGAAGAAGGATATGATGTAGTAATAGTGGACAACCTATGTAATAGTGACAAAATAGTATTAGATAGAATAAAAGAGCTATCAGGAAAGACTCCTAAATTTTATGAAATAGATATAACAGATAAAGAAAAAATGGAAGTTGTATTTAAAGAAAATGAAATAGATTCAATAATACATTTTGCAGCTCTTAAAGCTGTTGGAGAATCAGTTTCAATGCCAATGGAATATTACTCAAATAATATAGGAAGCACATTAGTATTATTTGAGCTTATGAAAAAATACAATGTAAAAAACTTTGTATTTAGTTCATCAGCTACAGTGTATGGAAATCCTGAAAAATTACCTATAGTAGAAGATTCTTCATTATCTGTTACAAATCCGTATGGAAGAACTAAGTTAATGGTAGAAGATATGTTAAGAGATATATGTTTTGCAGATAAAAAATTAAATGTAGCAATACTTAGATACTTTAATCCAATAGGTGCACATAAAAGCGGTAGAATAGGGGAAGAACCAAACGGAATACCTAATAATATAATGCCATATATAACTAAGGTTGCAGTAGGTCAACTTCCATATCTAAATGTATTTGGAGATGACTATGATACTGTTGATGGAACAGGGGTAAGAGATTATATACATGTACTTGACTTAGCTCATGGTCATGTTAAGGCATTAGAAAAATTATCTCAAAATCCAGGTCTTGTTACATATAACTTGGGAACTGGTAAAGGATATAGTGTACTTGAATTAGTTAATGCATTTTCAAAAGCTAGTGGTAAAGAAATACCATACAAAATA
The sequence above is a segment of the Tissierellales bacterium genome. Coding sequences within it:
- the galE gene encoding UDP-glucose 4-epimerase GalE, coding for MAVLVTGGVGYIGSHTSIELLEEGYDVVIVDNLCNSDKIVLDRIKELSGKTPKFYEIDITDKEKMEVVFKENEIDSIIHFAALKAVGESVSMPMEYYSNNIGSTLVLFELMKKYNVKNFVFSSSATVYGNPEKLPIVEDSSLSVTNPYGRTKLMVEDMLRDICFADKKLNVAILRYFNPIGAHKSGRIGEEPNGIPNNIMPYITKVAVGQLPYLNVFGDDYDTVDGTGVRDYIHVLDLAHGHVKALEKLSQNPGLVTYNLGTGKGYSVLELVNAFSKASGKEIPYKITERRPGDIAACYADPTKAEKELGWKTKYGIDEMCEDSWRWQSQNPNGYKK